The proteins below come from a single Streptomyces sp. MRC013 genomic window:
- a CDS encoding isocyanide synthase family protein, whose amino-acid sequence MRLLIPHRRTVEPDPHLDTPDDFPEQLGQIADFVARGERIVFSLPGFPCKSPNPDKVLGRLPDHGERLALRFLDSLCAEIEKVHPPGAKVLICSDGHIFGDVVRVPDEHVDAYNDALLDMIRAEGLAGRLDTFDLRDCYGPDLSYDEKRELAARTLGPTLEELRAEVREDEPSRRMYLGITRFLVEDTAGWEGSRSALQRDCRRRAYEVILRSRAWSELISERYPHHVRLSIHPQNRGAAKFGIRLLGAADAWTTPWHSAPLRRADGTWELMHRRDAARLGREVRRDGRPSHFEETGGAADATAAV is encoded by the coding sequence GTGCGGCTCCTCATCCCGCACCGGCGCACCGTGGAGCCCGACCCCCACCTCGACACCCCCGACGACTTCCCCGAGCAGCTCGGCCAGATAGCCGACTTCGTCGCCCGCGGCGAGCGGATCGTCTTCAGCCTGCCGGGCTTCCCCTGCAAGTCGCCCAACCCGGACAAGGTCCTGGGCCGTTTACCGGACCACGGCGAGCGGCTCGCCCTGCGCTTCCTCGACTCGCTGTGCGCCGAGATCGAGAAGGTCCACCCGCCCGGCGCGAAGGTCCTGATCTGCTCCGACGGCCACATCTTCGGCGACGTCGTCCGCGTCCCGGACGAGCACGTCGACGCCTACAACGACGCGCTGCTCGACATGATCCGCGCCGAGGGGCTCGCCGGCCGCCTCGACACGTTCGACCTGCGCGACTGCTACGGCCCCGACCTGTCGTACGACGAGAAGCGCGAGCTGGCCGCCAGGACGCTGGGCCCGACCCTGGAGGAGCTGCGCGCCGAGGTCCGCGAGGACGAGCCGTCCCGCCGCATGTACCTCGGCATCACCCGGTTCCTCGTCGAGGACACCGCCGGCTGGGAGGGCTCCCGCTCCGCCCTGCAGCGCGACTGCCGCCGCCGCGCGTACGAGGTCATCCTGCGCAGCCGCGCCTGGAGCGAGCTGATCTCCGAGCGGTACCCGCACCACGTGCGGCTCTCCATCCACCCGCAGAACCGCGGTGCGGCCAAGTTCGGCATCCGCCTCCTCGGCGCCGCCGACGCGTGGACCACGCCGTGGCACTCCGCCCCGCTGCGCCGTGCGGACGGCACGTGGGAGCTGATGCACCGCCGCGACGCCGCGAGGCTCGGCCGCGAGGTCCGCCGCGACGGCCGGCCGAGCCACTTCGAGGAGACCGGCGGCGCCGCGGACGCCACCGCGGCGGTCTGA
- a CDS encoding copper chaperone PCu(A)C, protein MRTLRKRAEPFVPALSAVAASALALGGLTAWTAAGAAGTPAELEVTHARLLQPFPGRGTTAAVFTVVNSGGSDDRLTSVTSPAAGEAMLSQDADAGEAAARMRMLSSVTVPARGALEMTPYGTDVMVGLRGPVRPGQRVPFTLHFARSGPVTVEALVVRHSEWSPR, encoded by the coding sequence ATGAGGACCCTGCGGAAGCGGGCCGAGCCGTTCGTGCCCGCGCTGTCCGCCGTCGCGGCGAGCGCGCTCGCGCTGGGCGGGCTCACCGCCTGGACGGCGGCGGGCGCGGCGGGCACCCCGGCGGAGCTGGAGGTCACCCACGCGCGGCTCCTCCAGCCCTTCCCGGGGCGGGGGACGACGGCGGCCGTCTTCACGGTGGTCAACTCCGGCGGTTCCGACGACCGGCTGACGTCCGTGACGTCCCCGGCGGCCGGCGAGGCGATGCTGTCCCAGGACGCGGACGCGGGCGAGGCGGCGGCCCGGATGCGGATGCTCTCCTCGGTGACGGTGCCGGCGCGGGGCGCGCTGGAGATGACGCCGTACGGCACGGACGTGATGGTCGGACTGCGGGGACCGGTGCGGCCCGGGCAGCGCGTCCCGTTCACCCTGCACTTCGCGCGGAGCGGCCCCGTCACCGTCGAGGCCCTGGTGGTCCGCCACTCGGAGTGGTCCCCCCGCTGA